GAAAATCAGGGTATTCCTGAATCCGGAAGACTATGATTTCATGGAAAAGGCTCAGGCACAACTTCAGAACTATTTGAATGAAGAGCAGACGCTGATGATCAAACCGAGTGTGGATGTGGCTCCGGGAACACTGTTGATTGAAACCGATGAGAACATTATCAACTATGCTTTTGAAAAACAGTTTGCCGCTGTCGAAGACGCCTTGAGCCGAAAACTCGCAGAACGCCATTCCCGTCTGAATGAGGTGGATATGGACGCTTATGACTTCTCACTTTCTGAAGAACATCCTGATGCAGACACAGATCTACTCTAATCTTGGCGATTATATTGAAGAAATGCACCGGTTTCCCAAAATTCAGTTGGAAGGCCGGGTGATTCAGATGATTGGTCAGATCATCGAAGCCTATAATCCGGGTTGCTCGATGGGCAATCTGTGCCACATTTTCAATCCTGCCGATATGTCGCAAACCCTGGGCGAAATCGTTGGTTTTCGTAAAGACCGTATCCTGGTCATGCCGCTGAAAAATATTCATAATGTCGGCCCGAAATGCCGGGTGATTCCTGTGCACCGTCCACCAACGATTCAGGTTGGCGAAGGCTTACTCGGACGCGTGGTCAATCCCATGCTTGAACCTCTGGATGGACTGGGCGATATTTCTACAAATACTGATGCCCCTTTGTATCCTGAAGTGATCAACCCACTGGACCGTCCGAGGATTACACGTCCGCTGGATGTTGGAATCCGTGCGATCAATGCCAGTCTTACCTGTGGCAGAGGACAACGTGTCGGAATTCTCGCGGGTTCAGGCGTTGGAAAATCTGTTCTTCTGGGAATGATGGCCCGCTATACGGATGCGGATGTCAACGTCATCGCACTCATCGGTGAACGAGGACGGGAAGTGAAGGATTTTATTGAAAACAACCTTGGCGCTGACGGTCTCAAACGATCTGTAGTGATTGTGGCGACTTCCGATCAACCGCCATTGCTGAGGATGCGCGGGGCCTATGTTGCCACAACCATTGCGGAATATTTCCGTAATATGGGCCTCGATGTGCTGTTGACCATGGATTCTCTGACACGCTTCGCAATGGCACAGCGTGAAATCGGACTTGCCGCCGGGGAACCGCCCACCACCAAAGGATACCCGCCCTCCGTTTATTCCATGCTTCCACTGCTTCTTGAAAGAGCCGGAACAGCGGGTGAGCAAGGCAGTATCACTGGTTTTTATACCGTACTGGTTGAAGGGGATGACATGAATGATCCCATTGGAGACGCGGTCAGAGCGATTGTGGATGGCCACATCATTCTCAGTCGCAGTATCAGCGCGAAAGGACACTATCCGTCCATTGACATTCTGCAATCCGCCAGTCGGGTCATGGGGGATGTTGTGTCACCTCAATATCGTCAGTTGTCACAATTGTTGCGGCGAACTTTGGCTACTTACAGGGAATCGGAAGATTTGATCAACATCGGAGCGTATGTCAAAGGCAGCAATCCTGAAATTGATTATGCCTTGGCCAAA
This sequence is a window from SAR324 cluster bacterium. Protein-coding genes within it:
- a CDS encoding FliI/YscN family ATPase; this translates as MQTQIYSNLGDYIEEMHRFPKIQLEGRVIQMIGQIIEAYNPGCSMGNLCHIFNPADMSQTLGEIVGFRKDRILVMPLKNIHNVGPKCRVIPVHRPPTIQVGEGLLGRVVNPMLEPLDGLGDISTNTDAPLYPEVINPLDRPRITRPLDVGIRAINASLTCGRGQRVGILAGSGVGKSVLLGMMARYTDADVNVIALIGERGREVKDFIENNLGADGLKRSVVIVATSDQPPLLRMRGAYVATTIAEYFRNMGLDVLLTMDSLTRFAMAQREIGLAAGEPPTTKGYPPSVYSMLPLLLERAGTAGEQGSITGFYTVLVEGDDMNDPIGDAVRAIVDGHIILSRSISAKGHYPSIDILQSASRVMGDVVSPQYRQLSQLLRRTLATYRESEDLINIGAYVKGSNPEIDYALAKYRQIEAFLQQNVEDHSTLTECEAKLLQLFRDRM